The sequence aaatttataatgattttaagattttcatgtttttaaaccTTTTTGGAACAAGttaaatgtattattttattgttttattcaaACGGCGGAGATGTGGATCCCGATGGCACTGTCTCTTCTTCTTAACTGCGTCTACGAAGGGGCGATGAGGTGCGAGATCGAGGCGCGGGAGCTCCGGCGGGGATGGTGAAGCGGTTCTTGGAAGACCGTGGGTCTTTCAGCAGCGTGGAGGGAAGGTGCCGATGCGATTCAGCATATGTACTCCCCTAATCTGAGGTCTGGTTGTGTAATACTTGTGATCAGGAGGTGAAGTCGTTGGCTAGGAAGGAGGATCGTGGGTTTGGATGCTTCCATTAACGAGCATGTTTATCCGGGAATGCAGAggtaattttcttgttttttcatcGATGAAAGGCTCTGTTAGGTTGGTGGAAAAAGGCTCTATTTCTTGAGCATTTTCCCCTTGGTTTGGTTGTTGGGACTTGGAAGaggaaaagaatgggaaatgCTCTAAACGTTCTGTTTCTTGGGCTCTtctcccttcatttcttttctcttaCTTTCCCCCTTCTCTCAGTAAGCATCTGGTTGTTACTCTAAATGCATCTTGGTTTCTGCTGAATCTTTCTTTGTTATATTGGATTGCAGAGATTGATTTTAATGAACCTTGCTTTAGAAATGTAAAAGTATGTTAAAGAAAATTCTGATGTATGAAAAAAAGCTTAAACTGATGATGAATTTGGCCGGTTGTTGTAACATTAAGTTCTATCAATTTGTTCTCtgaggttttattattttacttttcatgaTTGAAGAGGAATGGCAGCAGAGTCTATTTACAAAGAGAGATGTATTGCTGTGGACGACGGCGGGAGTTGGGGCAAATACATGTCTATCTCTGGTTCTCCTGATGATGAATATGACATCATCTCCGAGGAGTGTTTATTGACTGTAGATGAGAATAGAGAAGGTCAGGCAGCGGCTTTTGGAGATGATATAGCCATTGGATGTCTTGCCACAGAGTTCAAGCGAGAGATATTTGTTGTAAGAAGACATTGGTCCCTTAGTTCGTTCCTATTTTCCTTGTTCTTTGCATATGCCCATTTGCTTGGAATTCTGATTTTATCTTCTCAAATCTTTTCTTATCCAATtaagttaatgaaattaaattatgaagaagaaagagaCCCATAACAATTACATCAGATTTTTTTTGCATGAAAGTATTCCAAACGATTGGATGTGTGTTTGAATTGGTATGTCATGCTACAACATATGCATTTATGATCATGATGTTACACTAAAATGCACTAAAAAGCTACCTTTTGATCATACACATCTAAAATGGTTCTTATTTCTTTGTATCTTGTAATAGTCTCCTTTTTATGGATCATACTCATTTTGAAAGCATTCAAGCATATAATTGTTATGgatctctttcttcttcatatttaatTCCATTAACTTAATACCATTGGACTTCATCGGATACGAAAAGATTTGAGAATAAGTTACTGGCTTTAAGAGATCAAAATTCCAAGCAAATGGGCATATTGAAAAACCAAGGAAAATAGAAACTACTTTTACATGGCCTTTGGAAACCAACTAGATCGATGAAAGGGCAAGAATATTACGTCTTCATTCCAAGATCAACAAGCATGCTAATGGCAGCATCCAAACAATCCGATCCTCCTTCCTCCTCAACAAGTTCACCTCCTAAATCACATGTACCCAACCAAGACTTAGATCGGGTGAGTACAAATGCTTAATCGCATCATCAACATCTTCTCTCTAAGCCGCACAAAGGTCCAAGATCCTCCAAGGATTGCTTCACAATCCAGGTACTTCCACAACATGCCTTTCTGGTGGATTCTCTGTAAATGCCTTCTCTGTTGGTCCTGCGGATCTCTCCAATTACCTataaattggttttaaaaatatgatttgttgattgattttaagggaaactttttattttacttcaaggattaggaaaaaaaaaaaattaggtgaaAGATGTTTATGAAAGTAACAAAAAGTAAACGATTGACTTGAGAATTTCTAAACCTAagaataatttctaaataatattaaacCTAAGAATTGAAACCTATTTTAGTCATATAATAtggtatgaaaaaaaatccattaaaatttATCTAATCCCATTTATCTTATCCCATATTTGTTCAACATAGGATATGATAAGTGATAGAATAACTCATCTTATCCCATGTTATATTGGACCAATCAAATATGATCTTCcgattttatacaaaatttataaataatatttaagtttaattaattataaataatttatatgcttatgtaatattttattttcataaaagcaAAATTTTTGGCGTACatggtattttgattttataaattaaaaatttttgaagttatttAATAGAAGatcataaatatgatttttacttACAATTTGGTTAAGTTAAGTAAAATGTATTTGGTCTTTTTGTATTCAAAAGGttactcatatttttttcaaataattttattttattacattatattcaattttttctataaaaaaaaattaaattattgaggAGTTTACTTTTCCCAaactttcttatttttccaagaaaagtcttctaatattttcccttttttcatgGTATtaacaattcttttttaaaaatcaaacttaagaaaataatttattaaaacaaatattattcaaCTAATGGTTGGATACCCATATCACTTAGGATAGTTTGCTCTCCAATCTAATTGGGCCAAATCATAAGCCCACAAAAAGtggttgtttatttatttaaattttaaatgtgtattaaatctaaatagaaataaaaatggatataaaaatttcatatagaTTCTGAATTATTGAGTGAAAAAAGGggtaaaattctaatttttagatttaaaaatgaatatttaaaattctttaataatattatatatatatttactccTTTATATCTCTGTATAAAAAAGATGAAGTTATAAGGATAAGGATACTAAAAAGATAACTAACTTcttatctctttctttttatcttttaaacttatcttaactaaataaaaacaataaagtaaataaacaaaacaaacttttaatactttaaaagattataggaaaatataaaaaatttaaatattaaaactatatttaTACACAATAGaatataatactaatatatggtattgtttaatataatatttaatatttgtaaaatacttttatatCTTAACAATGACTATTATcaacaaatagataaataattattcattaaattataaattatagaataatttataaataatattaaacctAAGAATTGAAACCTATTTTAGTCATATAGTATGGTGTGAAACTcctcctttaaaaaaaaaataaaaaatccaacggatataatataaatgtttatatgcAAACATCATATagaattcaataaatataaatgtttatatgcAAACATCATATAGATtctaaattattgaattaaaaaaaagaagtaaaatttctaattttaagagTTAAAATGAatatctaaaattctttaaaaatatttaatcctTTATCTCTCGGTGAAAG is a genomic window of Vitis riparia cultivar Riparia Gloire de Montpellier isolate 1030 chromosome 1, EGFV_Vit.rip_1.0, whole genome shotgun sequence containing:
- the LOC117923399 gene encoding uncharacterized protein LOC117923399, which codes for MQRGMAAESIYKERCIAVDDGGSWGKYMSISGSPDDEYDIISEECLLTVDENREGQAAAFGDDIAIGCLATEFKREIFVVRRHWSLSSFLFSLFFAYAHLLGILILSSQIFSYPIKLMKLNYEEERDP